The Marivirga tractuosa DSM 4126 genome contains the following window.
GCCCCCATTCCGATTCCTAATTCCAAAAATATATAGAGCGTAGCCAACGCCTTTCCCCTTTTATTATTGTCGGCTAAATCTATAGCCCAAGCAAATACAGTGGGAGAATTCATGCCCATGGAAAAGCCGAAAACAATTGCTGCTCCCATTAAGCTGATCAATGAATTGGATAAGGCAATTAATACCATAGCAACAGCCAATAAAAAGGAAGATACCTTCAACACTTTGACTCTTCCAATTTTATCCGAAATTTTACCGGCTATGATCCTTACCCCTAATGAAGCCAATACAAAAACAGCAAAAAACAATCCTTTATTGCTAATTCCTAGATGTGCACTATAATCTGGCATTATGGTTAATACTATTCCAAATGAGAAAACGCTAAGTGCCATATAAATCGCTGGCACTAATACTCTTTTCTCTATAATTTCATTTTTCTTGAGTTTGAGCAAACTAAAATTAAACTGAACCTTATCTGCTAAAGTCTCATTCATTCCAGCTAAAATAATAATGCTCATTAAGGCAGTAGCTGCAGAAGCATAAAACACATAATCAATTGGAAATGCACTCCCAATATATCCGCCAACAGCATTCCCTGTAGCAGTACCAATGCTGATCGCCACTCCAATAATTCCCATTGCTTCTCCTCTTCGATTGACCGGTACTATATCAGCTACATAAGCGGCATTTCCAGTAGGTGTAAAACCTGTAGAAAAACCATGCAATAAACGTAAAGCAAAAAAAGCGATGACGCCCGATACAAAAGGGTAGGCTAGGCCAGCAACAAAACAAACTACAGCACCAAAAATCATGACTGGCAGTCTCCCGATTTTATCGGCCAGTTTTCCACTGAAAGGCCTGGACAAACCAGCCGTAATCGTAAATAGCGCAATAATAAGCCCTTTGTATTCTCCACCACCTAAGCTTGTCAGATAATCGGGCAGCATAGGGATAATCATATTGAAGCTGGCAAAAAATAAAAAAGCACTAAATGAAAGTGCTATAAAGGAGCCATTGATCAATCGTGATTGCTTCATCCTGCGAATTAAAGTATAATAGAATTATAAATAATCATTGGTTTTGCAAAATAGTACGTTGACAGGCATAAAAAAACCCTGATAGTTTTCACTATCAGGGTTATAAATAAAAGTTGGCAACGACTTACTCTCCCACCTTTTACGGCAGTACCATCAGCGCTGGTGGGCTTAACTTCTCTGTTCGGAATGGGAAGAGGTGTACCCCACCGCCATAGTCACCATAAAGTCTGTCATTCTCTGTATAGAGCATGAACTTAATTTCTTTATGATACCTTGTCCCATTTTACCGGGAGGGTGTATCAATATTTTATAATCAACCTCTACATTTAGAGATTAATCAACATGTTAAAGTGAAAGAGTCTTAAAGTAAACACAAGACTGTTGAACGGAAAGCTACGGATAATTAGTACTGCTCGGCTATGACATCACTGCCTTTACACCTGCAGCCTATCAACCCCATCATCTATAGGGTTCCTTTAAAGAAGTCTCATCTTGAGGCGGGTTTCGCGCTTAGATGCTTTCAGCGCTTATCCCTTCC
Protein-coding sequences here:
- a CDS encoding MFS transporter yields the protein MKQSRLINGSFIALSFSAFLFFASFNMIIPMLPDYLTSLGGGEYKGLIIALFTITAGLSRPFSGKLADKIGRLPVMIFGAVVCFVAGLAYPFVSGVIAFFALRLLHGFSTGFTPTGNAAYVADIVPVNRRGEAMGIIGVAISIGTATGNAVGGYIGSAFPIDYVFYASAATALMSIIILAGMNETLADKVQFNFSLLKLKKNEIIEKRVLVPAIYMALSVFSFGIVLTIMPDYSAHLGISNKGLFFAVFVLASLGVRIIAGKISDKIGRVKVLKVSSFLLAVAMVLIALSNSLISLMGAAIVFGFSMGMNSPTVFAWAIDLADNNKRGKALATLYIFLELGIGMGAFISGWVYSNAPANFKVTFYTGAAFAFLAFVYLNIATRIKRMR